In the Peromyscus maniculatus bairdii isolate BWxNUB_F1_BW_parent chromosome 20, HU_Pman_BW_mat_3.1, whole genome shotgun sequence genome, one interval contains:
- the LOC102920454 gene encoding maestro heat-like repeat family member 5 isoform X6: protein MLDDGSGQSPQRPAPSVYGKTKRSLPRQEQELELNNLDSGLLGECLNVLPSWEDMVVSKIKNMMITEQSLALDTICHFLEEHNQLWEKQKESHRDASVKKLLEFLSLDPKEAADKAILFHLYGLILRECTSEEQVQCHLASLLELSHQHSSQREGIALAVGLASTKHLQEVWALLEHLGRTKFLRSAAVSPDSQPSDNHLRWKWVSSTSLLCYGQIAKHIKKDILPWVDNIASRMVYYYSCGPCDEILKSSFLSAAILLTRSLRDEHGAQRYKFTQIPELVQCLLGILQKEPNFLTTFSRQKVILVIVGLSNLRPRLTPLLKSQVLKTCLHSVYKLPSTEALKSGSPSLERAPDIMVLYKKTIRALDLLLQNFIAENPSMDEVCFLLQHTEHWLNSDKSHERCRAVQSIFLLLQYVVDSLKLAEEAVPSILGHQIGLLTLLWRDKDESTQQHSHHCVFLLMQLVFQQKGKLEETSQWSKMTHFEIKSREWEEKLYHMVKAFKKDLTVAQHTQLILTLVHNLGSGNYLRGDLAAQLLLMMCEEPGFRKEQVAELLQGLFQELPNIHSRSIQQTISKATMALGIQHTQEVVEVVLSLCHPSERWILLLWKALATNYHLSRDVITLLYIKLKLRPPRKLLQSKYQAHLVSLMALGTIYELLYTPEYRNTVRWAFAGILLGLLTELYYLLEMGLVQGIFDYQEDNIASKPLGPCRTCLEALKGLFWTNQYWEVFADLKLTQAWELFGKMETFTRGVTLLARAMAHYNCEVKAVLGQALISLKSTEERDNIVGICIITEFLNSPDVFQYVSRKVIDNSLSMGLSSRNRTVRAMSLQGLGSTLMHPNKERAKVRECAIFLFGDVIHYGGKKFHQSLKILAFQATVPLLFHMADPCPEVAMKAKFTFLRCAILLKWEFRKELFGKLAWGQGLGAANDIFVYMIESNFGNYQQFLSQALMYLDSPHKALKGAAMRFIGALLQDYFSDLCFYLTKDDVIILKNYLEALSHDPDSRTRRFYLNHWDDVVELSHYVMS, encoded by the exons ATGCTGGACGATGGCTCTGGTCAGTCCCCGCAAAGACCCGCCCCCTCAGTCTACGGGAAGACTAAACGCTCATTGCCCAGGCAGGAGCAAGAGCTGGAGCTTA ATAACTTGGATTCAGGGCTCTTGGGAGAGTGCTTGAATGTCCTCCCATCCTGGGAGGACATGGTGGTCAGTAAGATCAAGAACATGATGATCACGGAGCAGAGCCTGGCTCTGGACACCATCTGCCATTTCCTAGAGGAGCACAACCAG CTCTGGGAAAAGCAGAAGGAGTCCCACAGGGATGCCTCTGTGAAGAAGCTCCTAGAGTTCCTCAGCCTGGACCCCAAGGAAGCTGCTGATAAG GCCATCCTCTTCCACCTCTACGGGCTGATCCTGCGCGAGTGCACCAGCGAGGAGCAGGTTCAGTGCCACTTGGCCAGCCTCCTGGAGCTGTCCCACCAGCACTCCAGCCAGCGGGAG GGCATTGCGCTGGCTGTGGGCCTGGCCTCCACCAAGCACTTGCAGGAGGTATGGGCCCTGCTGGAGCACCTGGGCCGCACCAAGTTCCTGCGTTCAGCCGCCGTGTCCCCAGACAGCCAG CCATCAGACAACCACCTTCGATGGAAATGGGTCAGCAGCACTTCCCTGCTGTGCTATGGGCAGATAGCCAAACACATCAAGAAGGACATCCTGCCCTGGGTGGACAACATCGCCTCAAGGATGGTGTACTACTACTCCTGTGGCCCCTGT GATGAGATCCTGAAGTCAAGCTTCCTATCTGCGGCCATCCTGCTCACCAGATCGCTCCGGGACGAGCATGGTGCCCAGAGGTACAAGTTCACCCAGATACCAGAGCTTGTCCAGTGCCTCCTG GGCATCCTCCAGAAGGAGCCCAACTTCCTGACCACCTTCTCCCGGCAGAAGGTCATACTGGTCATCGTGGGCCTGAG TAACCTGCGACCCAGACTCACGCCCCTGCTCAAGTCCCAGGTTCTGAAGACTTGCCTGCACAGCGTGTACAAGCTTCCCTCTACCGAGGCCTTAAAGAGTGGCTCCCCTTCATTGGAGCGAGCCCCAGATATCATG GTGCTGTACAAGAAGACAATACGTGCCTTGGACCTGCTCCTCCAGAACTTCATCGCTGAGAACCCGAGCATGGATGAGGTCTGCTTCCTCCTGCAG CACACAGAGCACTGGCTGAACTCTGACAAGAGCCATGAGCGCTGTCGGGCTGTGCAatccatcttcctgcttctacagtATGTGGTGGACTCTTTGAAGCTTGCT gAAGAGGCCGTGCCATCCATCCTGGGCCACCAGATAGGCCTCCTGACTCTGCTGTGGCGGGATAAAGATGAGTCCACACAACAACATTCCCACCACTGCGTCTTCCTCCTCATGCAGCTCGTGTTCCAGCAGAAAG GGAAGCTGGAGGAGACCTCGCAATGGAGCAAGATGACGCACTTTGAGATCAAGTCTAGAGAGTGGGAGGAAAAACTCTACCACATGGTGAAG GCCTTCAAGAAGGACTTGACTGTGGCGCAGCACACACAACTGATCCTCACCCTGGTGCACAACCTAGGCAGTGGTAATTACCTCCGAGGTGACCTTGCTGCCCAGCTTCTACTGATGATGTGTGAGGAGCCTGGCTTCAGAAAGGAACAG GTGGCTGAGCTCTTGCAAGGCCTGTTCCAGGAACTGCCAAACATCCACTCCAGGAGTATCCAGCAGACCATAAGTAAGGCCACCATGGCTCTGGGGATCCAGCATACTCAGGAGGTGGTAGAGGTGGTCTTGTCTCTATGTCATCCCTCAGAGAG GTGGATCCTACTGCTGTGGAAGGCTCTGGCTACCAACTACCATTTGTCCCGTGATGTTATAACCCTGCTCTACATAAAGTTGAAACTGCGGCCACCCAGGAAGCTCCTCCAGTCCAAGTATCAGGCCCATCTGGTCTCCCTGATG GCACTGGGCACCATTTATGAGCTCCTCTACACCCCGGAGTACAGGAACACAGTCCGCTGGGCTTTCGCGGGGATCCTTCTGGGACTCCTCACAGAGCTCTACTACCTGCTGGAGATGGGCCTGGTGCAGGGTATCTTTGACTACCAGGAAGACAACATAGCCTCTAAGCCCCTTGGGCCCTGCAG AACCTGCCTGGAAGCACTCAAGGGCCTCTTTTGGACCAATCAGTACTGGGAAGTGTTTGCCGACCTCAAGCTGACCCAGGCCTGGGAGCTCTTTGGGAAGATGGAAACTTTCACCAGGGGAGTGACCCTTTTGGCCAG GGCCATGGCTCACTATAACTGCGAGGTCAAGGCCGTCTTGGGGCAGGCTCTCATCTCCCTGAAGAGCACCGAAGAGAGAGACAACATCGTGGGGATCTGCATCATCACCGAG TTTCTCAACAGCCCAGATGTCTTCCAGTACGTGTCTCGGAAGGTCATAGACAACTCCCTGAGCATGGGCCTTTCCAGCCGCAACCGAACAGTGCGAGCTATGAGCCTGCAGGGGCTGGGCAGCACTCTGATGCACCCTAATAAG GAAAGAGCAAAGGTGCGGGAATGCGCCATCTTCCTGTTTGGGGATGTCATCCACTATGGTGGCAAGAAGTTTCATCAGAGCCTCAAGATACTGGCTTTCCAGGCTACAGTGCCCCTGCTCTTCCATATGGCTGACCCCTGCCCAGAAGTGGCCATG AAGGCCAAGTTCACCTTCCTGCGCTGTGCCATCCTGTTAAAATGGGAGTTCCGGAAGGAGCTGTTCGGCAAGCTGGCGTGGGGCCAAGGGCTGGGCGCTGCGAATGACATTTTTGTCTACATG ATAGAAAGCAACTTTGGCAACTACCAGCAGTTTCTCAGCCAGGCCTTGATGTATCTGGACAGCCCCCACAAGGCCCTGAAGGGGGCAGCCATGAGATTCATCG GGGCGTTGCTTCAGGACtacttctctgacctctgcttctaCTTGACAAAGGACGACGTGATCATCCTTAAGAACT ATTTGGAGGCCCTCAGCCATGACCCAGACTCCAGGACCCGAAGGTTCTACCTCAACCATTGGGATGATGTTGTGGAGCTGTCCCACTACGTGATGAGCTGA
- the LOC102920454 gene encoding maestro heat-like repeat family member 5 isoform X3, with protein MLDDGSGQSPQRPAPSVYGKTKRSLPRQEQELELNNLDSGLLGECLNVLPSWEDMVVSKIKNMMITEQSLALDTICHFLEEHNQLWEKQKESHRDASVKKLLEFLSLDPKEAADKAILFHLYGLILRECTSEEQVQCHLASLLELSHQHSSQREGIALAVGLASTKHLQEVWALLEHLGRTKFLRSAAVSPDSQDEILKSSFLSAAILLTRSLRDEHGAQRYKFTQIPELVQCLLGILQKEPNFLTTFSRQKVILVIVGLSNLRPRLTPLLKSQVLKTCLHSVYKLPSTEALKSGSPSLERAPDIMVLYKKTIRALDLLLQNFIAENPSMDEVCFLLQHTEHWLNSDKSHERCRAVQSIFLLLQYVVDSLKLAEEAVPSILGHQIGLLTLLWRDKDESTQQHSHHCVFLLMQLVFQQKGKLEETSQWSKMTHFEIKSREWEEKLYHMVKAFKKDLTVAQHTQLILTLVHNLGSGNYLRGDLAAQLLLMMCEEPGFRKEQVAELLQGLFQELPNIHSRSIQQTISKATMALGIQHTQEVVEVVLSLCHPSERWILLLWKALATNYHLSRDVITLLYIKLKLRPPRKLLQSKYQAHLVSLMALGTIYELLYTPEYRNTVRWAFAGILLGLLTELYYLLEMGLVQGIFDYQEDNIASKPLGPCRTCLEALKGLFWTNQYWEVFADLKLTQAWELFGKMETFTRGVTLLARAMAHYNCEVKAVLGQALISLKSTEERDNIVGICIITEFLNSPDVFQYVSRKVIDNSLSMGLSSRNRTVRAMSLQGLGSTLMHPNKVTLLRSKLMELLDNFLQPEFKDPVGLMEIMGHLLHCLGVQGIGTLSFKIAQHLLSLFTDERAKVRECAIFLFGDVIHYGGKKFHQSLKILAFQATVPLLFHMADPCPEVAMKAKFTFLRCAILLKWEFRKELFGKLAWGQGLGAANDIFVYMIESNFGNYQQFLSQALMYLDSPHKALKGAAMRFIGALLQDYFSDLCFYLTKDDVIILKNYLEALSHDPDSRTRRFYLNHWDDVVELSHYVMS; from the exons ATGCTGGACGATGGCTCTGGTCAGTCCCCGCAAAGACCCGCCCCCTCAGTCTACGGGAAGACTAAACGCTCATTGCCCAGGCAGGAGCAAGAGCTGGAGCTTA ATAACTTGGATTCAGGGCTCTTGGGAGAGTGCTTGAATGTCCTCCCATCCTGGGAGGACATGGTGGTCAGTAAGATCAAGAACATGATGATCACGGAGCAGAGCCTGGCTCTGGACACCATCTGCCATTTCCTAGAGGAGCACAACCAG CTCTGGGAAAAGCAGAAGGAGTCCCACAGGGATGCCTCTGTGAAGAAGCTCCTAGAGTTCCTCAGCCTGGACCCCAAGGAAGCTGCTGATAAG GCCATCCTCTTCCACCTCTACGGGCTGATCCTGCGCGAGTGCACCAGCGAGGAGCAGGTTCAGTGCCACTTGGCCAGCCTCCTGGAGCTGTCCCACCAGCACTCCAGCCAGCGGGAG GGCATTGCGCTGGCTGTGGGCCTGGCCTCCACCAAGCACTTGCAGGAGGTATGGGCCCTGCTGGAGCACCTGGGCCGCACCAAGTTCCTGCGTTCAGCCGCCGTGTCCCCAGACAGCCAG GATGAGATCCTGAAGTCAAGCTTCCTATCTGCGGCCATCCTGCTCACCAGATCGCTCCGGGACGAGCATGGTGCCCAGAGGTACAAGTTCACCCAGATACCAGAGCTTGTCCAGTGCCTCCTG GGCATCCTCCAGAAGGAGCCCAACTTCCTGACCACCTTCTCCCGGCAGAAGGTCATACTGGTCATCGTGGGCCTGAG TAACCTGCGACCCAGACTCACGCCCCTGCTCAAGTCCCAGGTTCTGAAGACTTGCCTGCACAGCGTGTACAAGCTTCCCTCTACCGAGGCCTTAAAGAGTGGCTCCCCTTCATTGGAGCGAGCCCCAGATATCATG GTGCTGTACAAGAAGACAATACGTGCCTTGGACCTGCTCCTCCAGAACTTCATCGCTGAGAACCCGAGCATGGATGAGGTCTGCTTCCTCCTGCAG CACACAGAGCACTGGCTGAACTCTGACAAGAGCCATGAGCGCTGTCGGGCTGTGCAatccatcttcctgcttctacagtATGTGGTGGACTCTTTGAAGCTTGCT gAAGAGGCCGTGCCATCCATCCTGGGCCACCAGATAGGCCTCCTGACTCTGCTGTGGCGGGATAAAGATGAGTCCACACAACAACATTCCCACCACTGCGTCTTCCTCCTCATGCAGCTCGTGTTCCAGCAGAAAG GGAAGCTGGAGGAGACCTCGCAATGGAGCAAGATGACGCACTTTGAGATCAAGTCTAGAGAGTGGGAGGAAAAACTCTACCACATGGTGAAG GCCTTCAAGAAGGACTTGACTGTGGCGCAGCACACACAACTGATCCTCACCCTGGTGCACAACCTAGGCAGTGGTAATTACCTCCGAGGTGACCTTGCTGCCCAGCTTCTACTGATGATGTGTGAGGAGCCTGGCTTCAGAAAGGAACAG GTGGCTGAGCTCTTGCAAGGCCTGTTCCAGGAACTGCCAAACATCCACTCCAGGAGTATCCAGCAGACCATAAGTAAGGCCACCATGGCTCTGGGGATCCAGCATACTCAGGAGGTGGTAGAGGTGGTCTTGTCTCTATGTCATCCCTCAGAGAG GTGGATCCTACTGCTGTGGAAGGCTCTGGCTACCAACTACCATTTGTCCCGTGATGTTATAACCCTGCTCTACATAAAGTTGAAACTGCGGCCACCCAGGAAGCTCCTCCAGTCCAAGTATCAGGCCCATCTGGTCTCCCTGATG GCACTGGGCACCATTTATGAGCTCCTCTACACCCCGGAGTACAGGAACACAGTCCGCTGGGCTTTCGCGGGGATCCTTCTGGGACTCCTCACAGAGCTCTACTACCTGCTGGAGATGGGCCTGGTGCAGGGTATCTTTGACTACCAGGAAGACAACATAGCCTCTAAGCCCCTTGGGCCCTGCAG AACCTGCCTGGAAGCACTCAAGGGCCTCTTTTGGACCAATCAGTACTGGGAAGTGTTTGCCGACCTCAAGCTGACCCAGGCCTGGGAGCTCTTTGGGAAGATGGAAACTTTCACCAGGGGAGTGACCCTTTTGGCCAG GGCCATGGCTCACTATAACTGCGAGGTCAAGGCCGTCTTGGGGCAGGCTCTCATCTCCCTGAAGAGCACCGAAGAGAGAGACAACATCGTGGGGATCTGCATCATCACCGAG TTTCTCAACAGCCCAGATGTCTTCCAGTACGTGTCTCGGAAGGTCATAGACAACTCCCTGAGCATGGGCCTTTCCAGCCGCAACCGAACAGTGCGAGCTATGAGCCTGCAGGGGCTGGGCAGCACTCTGATGCACCCTAATAAG GTAACTCTGCTGAGAAGTAAGTTGATGGAGCTGTTGGACAACTTCCTACAGCCTGAGTTCAAGGACCCTGTGGGCCTGATGGAGATCATGGGCCACCTCCTACACTGTCTGGGTGTCCAGGGCATCGGGACGCTCAGCTTCAAGATTGCTCAGCACCTTCTCAGCCTGTTCACAGAT GAAAGAGCAAAGGTGCGGGAATGCGCCATCTTCCTGTTTGGGGATGTCATCCACTATGGTGGCAAGAAGTTTCATCAGAGCCTCAAGATACTGGCTTTCCAGGCTACAGTGCCCCTGCTCTTCCATATGGCTGACCCCTGCCCAGAAGTGGCCATG AAGGCCAAGTTCACCTTCCTGCGCTGTGCCATCCTGTTAAAATGGGAGTTCCGGAAGGAGCTGTTCGGCAAGCTGGCGTGGGGCCAAGGGCTGGGCGCTGCGAATGACATTTTTGTCTACATG ATAGAAAGCAACTTTGGCAACTACCAGCAGTTTCTCAGCCAGGCCTTGATGTATCTGGACAGCCCCCACAAGGCCCTGAAGGGGGCAGCCATGAGATTCATCG GGGCGTTGCTTCAGGACtacttctctgacctctgcttctaCTTGACAAAGGACGACGTGATCATCCTTAAGAACT ATTTGGAGGCCCTCAGCCATGACCCAGACTCCAGGACCCGAAGGTTCTACCTCAACCATTGGGATGATGTTGTGGAGCTGTCCCACTACGTGATGAGCTGA
- the LOC102920454 gene encoding maestro heat-like repeat family member 5 isoform X9, giving the protein MVYYYSCGPCDEILKSSFLSAAILLTRSLRDEHGAQRYKFTQIPELVQCLLGILQKEPNFLTTFSRQKVILVIVGLSNLRPRLTPLLKSQVLKTCLHSVYKLPSTEALKSGSPSLERAPDIMVLYKKTIRALDLLLQNFIAENPSMDEVCFLLQHTEHWLNSDKSHERCRAVQSIFLLLQYVVDSLKLAEEAVPSILGHQIGLLTLLWRDKDESTQQHSHHCVFLLMQLVFQQKGKLEETSQWSKMTHFEIKSREWEEKLYHMVKAFKKDLTVAQHTQLILTLVHNLGSGNYLRGDLAAQLLLMMCEEPGFRKEQVAELLQGLFQELPNIHSRSIQQTISKATMALGIQHTQEVVEVVLSLCHPSERWILLLWKALATNYHLSRDVITLLYIKLKLRPPRKLLQSKYQAHLVSLMALGTIYELLYTPEYRNTVRWAFAGILLGLLTELYYLLEMGLVQGIFDYQEDNIASKPLGPCRTCLEALKGLFWTNQYWEVFADLKLTQAWELFGKMETFTRGVTLLARAMAHYNCEVKAVLGQALISLKSTEERDNIVGICIITEFLNSPDVFQYVSRKVIDNSLSMGLSSRNRTVRAMSLQGLGSTLMHPNKVTLLRSKLMELLDNFLQPEFKDPVGLMEIMGHLLHCLGVQGIGTLSFKIAQHLLSLFTDERAKVRECAIFLFGDVIHYGGKKFHQSLKILAFQATVPLLFHMADPCPEVAMKAKFTFLRCAILLKWEFRKELFGKLAWGQGLGAANDIFVYMIESNFGNYQQFLSQALMYLDSPHKALKGAAMRFIGALLQDYFSDLCFYLTKDDVIILKNYLEALSHDPDSRTRRFYLNHWDDVVELSHYVMS; this is encoded by the exons ATGGTGTACTACTACTCCTGTGGCCCCTGT GATGAGATCCTGAAGTCAAGCTTCCTATCTGCGGCCATCCTGCTCACCAGATCGCTCCGGGACGAGCATGGTGCCCAGAGGTACAAGTTCACCCAGATACCAGAGCTTGTCCAGTGCCTCCTG GGCATCCTCCAGAAGGAGCCCAACTTCCTGACCACCTTCTCCCGGCAGAAGGTCATACTGGTCATCGTGGGCCTGAG TAACCTGCGACCCAGACTCACGCCCCTGCTCAAGTCCCAGGTTCTGAAGACTTGCCTGCACAGCGTGTACAAGCTTCCCTCTACCGAGGCCTTAAAGAGTGGCTCCCCTTCATTGGAGCGAGCCCCAGATATCATG GTGCTGTACAAGAAGACAATACGTGCCTTGGACCTGCTCCTCCAGAACTTCATCGCTGAGAACCCGAGCATGGATGAGGTCTGCTTCCTCCTGCAG CACACAGAGCACTGGCTGAACTCTGACAAGAGCCATGAGCGCTGTCGGGCTGTGCAatccatcttcctgcttctacagtATGTGGTGGACTCTTTGAAGCTTGCT gAAGAGGCCGTGCCATCCATCCTGGGCCACCAGATAGGCCTCCTGACTCTGCTGTGGCGGGATAAAGATGAGTCCACACAACAACATTCCCACCACTGCGTCTTCCTCCTCATGCAGCTCGTGTTCCAGCAGAAAG GGAAGCTGGAGGAGACCTCGCAATGGAGCAAGATGACGCACTTTGAGATCAAGTCTAGAGAGTGGGAGGAAAAACTCTACCACATGGTGAAG GCCTTCAAGAAGGACTTGACTGTGGCGCAGCACACACAACTGATCCTCACCCTGGTGCACAACCTAGGCAGTGGTAATTACCTCCGAGGTGACCTTGCTGCCCAGCTTCTACTGATGATGTGTGAGGAGCCTGGCTTCAGAAAGGAACAG GTGGCTGAGCTCTTGCAAGGCCTGTTCCAGGAACTGCCAAACATCCACTCCAGGAGTATCCAGCAGACCATAAGTAAGGCCACCATGGCTCTGGGGATCCAGCATACTCAGGAGGTGGTAGAGGTGGTCTTGTCTCTATGTCATCCCTCAGAGAG GTGGATCCTACTGCTGTGGAAGGCTCTGGCTACCAACTACCATTTGTCCCGTGATGTTATAACCCTGCTCTACATAAAGTTGAAACTGCGGCCACCCAGGAAGCTCCTCCAGTCCAAGTATCAGGCCCATCTGGTCTCCCTGATG GCACTGGGCACCATTTATGAGCTCCTCTACACCCCGGAGTACAGGAACACAGTCCGCTGGGCTTTCGCGGGGATCCTTCTGGGACTCCTCACAGAGCTCTACTACCTGCTGGAGATGGGCCTGGTGCAGGGTATCTTTGACTACCAGGAAGACAACATAGCCTCTAAGCCCCTTGGGCCCTGCAG AACCTGCCTGGAAGCACTCAAGGGCCTCTTTTGGACCAATCAGTACTGGGAAGTGTTTGCCGACCTCAAGCTGACCCAGGCCTGGGAGCTCTTTGGGAAGATGGAAACTTTCACCAGGGGAGTGACCCTTTTGGCCAG GGCCATGGCTCACTATAACTGCGAGGTCAAGGCCGTCTTGGGGCAGGCTCTCATCTCCCTGAAGAGCACCGAAGAGAGAGACAACATCGTGGGGATCTGCATCATCACCGAG TTTCTCAACAGCCCAGATGTCTTCCAGTACGTGTCTCGGAAGGTCATAGACAACTCCCTGAGCATGGGCCTTTCCAGCCGCAACCGAACAGTGCGAGCTATGAGCCTGCAGGGGCTGGGCAGCACTCTGATGCACCCTAATAAG GTAACTCTGCTGAGAAGTAAGTTGATGGAGCTGTTGGACAACTTCCTACAGCCTGAGTTCAAGGACCCTGTGGGCCTGATGGAGATCATGGGCCACCTCCTACACTGTCTGGGTGTCCAGGGCATCGGGACGCTCAGCTTCAAGATTGCTCAGCACCTTCTCAGCCTGTTCACAGAT GAAAGAGCAAAGGTGCGGGAATGCGCCATCTTCCTGTTTGGGGATGTCATCCACTATGGTGGCAAGAAGTTTCATCAGAGCCTCAAGATACTGGCTTTCCAGGCTACAGTGCCCCTGCTCTTCCATATGGCTGACCCCTGCCCAGAAGTGGCCATG AAGGCCAAGTTCACCTTCCTGCGCTGTGCCATCCTGTTAAAATGGGAGTTCCGGAAGGAGCTGTTCGGCAAGCTGGCGTGGGGCCAAGGGCTGGGCGCTGCGAATGACATTTTTGTCTACATG ATAGAAAGCAACTTTGGCAACTACCAGCAGTTTCTCAGCCAGGCCTTGATGTATCTGGACAGCCCCCACAAGGCCCTGAAGGGGGCAGCCATGAGATTCATCG GGGCGTTGCTTCAGGACtacttctctgacctctgcttctaCTTGACAAAGGACGACGTGATCATCCTTAAGAACT ATTTGGAGGCCCTCAGCCATGACCCAGACTCCAGGACCCGAAGGTTCTACCTCAACCATTGGGATGATGTTGTGGAGCTGTCCCACTACGTGATGAGCTGA